The Dendropsophus ebraccatus isolate aDenEbr1 chromosome 10, aDenEbr1.pat, whole genome shotgun sequence genome has a segment encoding these proteins:
- the ZC3H4 gene encoding zinc finger CCCH domain-containing protein 4 isoform X3: MEDGELEEGELEDDGGEEVSHDTSEPPAPKEKEEKHEKHHSESDEEKSHRKMKRKRRKEKEKRRSKKKRKSKHKRHASSSEDYSDYSDDSDFSPSEKSHRKYREYSPSYPPPHQQYSPHNAPPPKKSYHNMDSKSYGMYDDYENDQYGEYEDDEGNDMGKEDYDDFAKELNQYRRAKEGSHRGRGMRGRVKLIRGRGRGMIRGRGGYRGRGGRGRGYPGEEHQDDEEMYDEEMEYGDEEMMGDEDYDDYSKELNQYRKSKEGRGRGFFRPRGWGLRGRGYKGYRGRGRGKGNDEDDYYEEDGDGGMYRNDYDKSYHRQDKKGKVICKYFIEGRCTWGEHCNFSHDVEVPRRRGLCKFYMTGYCARADSCPYMHDDFPCKLYHTTGNCVNGDECMFSHDPLTDETQELLDKILAEDAEAGAEDEKDVEELKKQGINPLPKPPPGVGLLPTPSGPAGSSGPCEPLSPTSVTPNAPMSSSGGSNCAPLPGGPIPGGPISGGPVSDIQMPGSPLSGSSMQGACGPMPEDPMLEDQVLGGPMPSGGPMLGDPMPGMPVHGDPMLGGPMHPMHIGPGEPLSPEEPMPPYPGGPMHPYQGGPIPPMPVGPGGPVMPPLPDGPGGVMLGSPGSGGPPLDLMPDSPGSDSQMCQRKIPSLFEIVVRPTAHLAHKLGVRPPVPPGGPPGPPPGPPPGPRFPGPIGPQGPMHLEMGMEEGPPMIPYGPEEGSEMIAEGPPPPDFYGEYYQDPNMEIGPNMMGDTGVFEEFGGIQEDPRQYHEQPPEQGSESSEASSTFKTSIPDFLPSAQRALFLRIQQKQQEEERAKRLTGSSLQEKDNEEGDTGNWYSSDEEEGGSSVTSILKTLRQQSSNRSTQQPPAREAGSGGPIDPRLQKSQASSRPTDPRLSRDPRLSRNTDSTPAEAGPTDPRMARHPPQSKQDSPIGKVALEEDETERFLREKTVNIPLDPLPGQTLRDPRSQLQQFSHIKKDISLSKPSFARTVLWSSEDLIPLPIPKQEFIPVPAALQAVPVLDPRLNRPATHDPRQRAPAPEAPAPNSSLPDFELLSRILKTVNAAAVTPSPAPAPVEKPSDPRTRKPPADPRLQKSTEPPPRPPEPSQPLPVIPPTESTPTIAPYDPRLLTAGGSGKPSGQSNVLSNISLYDPRAGSKTTTEAAPSETASKGPENKTASKSKEPLFVRKSALDQPEADKPNSEPATDRYNSYNRPRPKTQTASETGQPAVHNLPVPPVYGLVKQATKSGSGSPFAGNSPTQESEQDAGSLKDVFKGFDPTASPFCQ, from the exons AT GGAGGATGGTGAGTTGGAGGAGGGTGAGCTTGAAGACGATGGAGGCGAAGAAGTTAGCCATGATACCTCAGAGCCTCCGGCTCCAAAGGAAAAGGAGGAAAAGCATGAGAAGCATCACAGTGAATCTGATGAGGAGAAGTCGCACCGCAAAATGAAAAGGAAACGCAGAAAGGAGAAAGAGAAGCGAAGAtcaaagaagaaaagaaagtcCAAGCACAAG CGTCATGCATCATCCAGTGAAGACTATTCTGACTATAGTGATGACTCAGACTTTAGCCCTAGTGAAAAGAGTCACCGCAAATACAGAGAATACAGCCCGTCATACCCTCCG ccACATCAGCAGTACTCGCCACATAATGCCCCACCTCCGAAAAAGAGCTACCACAACATGGATAGCAAGAGCTATGGCATGTATGATGACTATGAAAACGACCAGTATGGGGAATATGAAGATGACGAAGGGAATGATATGGGTAAAGAAGATTATGATGATTTTGCCAAGGAGCTGAACCAGTATCGCAGGGCCAAAGAAGGCAGCCATCGTGGTAGAG gaATGAGAGGAAGGGTAAAGTTGATACGAGGTCGGGGAAGAGGGATGATTCGTGGAAGAGGAGGctatagaggaagaggaggtcgaGGGAGAGGCTACCCAGGAGAGGAACACCAAgatgatgaggagatgtatgATGAAGAGATGGAG TATGGTGATGAGGAGATGATGGGCGATGAAGACTATGATGACTACTCAAAAGAGCTGAACCAATATCGCAAGTCCAAGGAAGGCAGAGGTAGAG GCTTTTTTAGGCCGCGAGGTTGGGGACTACGCGGGCGAGGATATAAAGGATATAGAGGGAGAGGTAGAGGAAAAGGAAATGATGAAGATGACTACTATGAGGAAGACGGA GATGGAGGAATGTACAGAAACGACTATGATAAGTCGTACCATCGACAAGACAAGAAAGGGAAAGTCATCTGTAAATACTTTATAGAGGGCAGGTGTACCTGG GGGGAGCATTGTAATTTCAGCCATGATGTGGAAGTACCAAGACGTCGTGGACTTTGCAAGTTTTACATGACGGGTTACTGTGCCCGAGCAGACAGCTGTCCCTACATGCACGAT GACTTCCCTTGTAAGCTCTATCACACGACAGGCAATTGTGTTAATGGCGATGAGTGCATGTTCTCTCATGATCCGCTGACAGATGAAACACAGGAGTTGCTTGATAAG ATACTGGCTGAAGATGCAGAAGCTGGTGCAGAGGATGAGAAGGATGTGGAGGAGCTGAAGAAGCAGGGAATAAACCCTTTACCTAAACCACCCCCTGGAGTTGGACTCCTTCCTACACCTTCTGGTCCAGCAGGATCCTCTGGGCCTTGTGAGCCACTGTCCCCAACATCTGTTACACCTAATGCACCCATGTCATCCTCTGGCGGTTCTAACTGTGCCCCCCTTCCTGGTGGCCCTATACCAGGTGGGCCAATTTCTGGAGGGCCAGTTTCGGATATCCAGATGCCTGGAAGTCCTTTGTCTGGGAGCAGTATGCAGGGAGCGTGTGGGCCGATGCCTGAAGACCCAATGCTGGAAGATCAAGTACTGGGTGGTCCTATGCCTAGTGGTGGACCGATGCTTGGTGATCCTATGCCTGGCATGCCAGTTCATGGAGATCCTATGCTAGGAGGCCCAATGCACCCAATGCATATTGGGCCTGGTGAACCCTTATCACCAGAAGAACCAATGCCCCCATATCCAGGAGGCCCCATGCATCCATACCAGGGGGGTCCCATACCACCAATGCCAGTTGGACCAGGAGGTCCAGTCATGCCCCCATTGCCAGACGGACCTGGGGGAGTAATGCTTGGAAGCCCAGGATCTGGAGGCCCACCATTGGATTTAATGCCAGATAGTCCAGGGTCCGATTCCCAGATGTGCCAAAGAAAAATACCTTCATTGTTTGAAATAGTGGTTCGTCCCACTGCTCACTTGGCTCACAAGCTAGGTGTTAG acCACCTGTCCCACCAGGCGGGCCTCCGGGGCCACCTCCAGGGCCACCTCCAGGGCCAAGATTTCCAGGGCCAATTGGTCCTCAAGGCCCCATGCATCTTGAAATGGGTATGGAGGAGGGTCCCCCTATGATACCTTATGGACCCGAAGAGGGCTCTGAAATGATAGCTGAGGGTCCTCCTCCCCCAGACTTCTATGGTGAATATTATCAAGACCCCAATATGGAGATTGGCCCTAATATGATGGGCGACACAG GTGTCTTTGAGGAATTTGGTGGGATACAGGAAGACCCCCGACAGTACCACGAACAACCTCCAGAACAAGGGTCAGAGAGTAGTGAAGCATCATCCACTTTTAAGACAAGTATCCCTGACTTTTTGCCTTCTGCCCAGCGTGCTTTGTTCCTGCGGATCCAACAGAAGCAGCAAGAAGAAGAACGAGCAAAAAGGTTGACTGGAAGCTCCCTGCAAGAAAAGGACAATGAAGAAG GTGATACTGGTAACTGGTACTCCAGCGATGAGGAAGAAGGCGGCAGCAGTGTGACCTCAATACTTAAGACATTGCGGCAACAGTCTTCTAACCGCTCGACTCAGCAGCCTCCTGCAAGAGAAGCAGGCTCTGGAGGTCCTATTGATCCCCGTCTGCAGAAAAGTCAGGCAAGCAGTCGTCCCACAGACCCACGGTTGTCTCGTGATCCTCGGCTTTCACGAAATACAGACTCCACCCCAGCTGAGGCAGGACCCACTGACCCAAGGATGGCCAGACATCCACCCCAGTCCAAACAGGACTCTCCAATCGGTAAAGTGGCCTTAGAAGAAGACGAAACCGAGAGATTTCTGCGTGAAAAAACTGTTAATATACCTTTAGACCCTCTCCCTGGGCAGACATTGAGAGACCCCCGCTCCCAGTTGCAGCAATTCAGCCACATCAAAAAAGACATAAGTTTGAGCAAACCAAGTTTTGCCAGGACTGTTTTGTGGAGTTCTGAAGACCTCATCCCGCTGCCCATTCCCAAGCAAGAGTTCATTCCTGTGCCGGCTGCACTACAGGCTGTGCCAGTTCTTGATCCTCGACTTAACCGTCCAGCCACTCATGACCCACGTCAGCGGGCACCTGCCCCTGAGGCACCAGCCCCTAATTCTAGCCTCCCTGATTTTGAACTCTTATCAAGGATTTTGAAGACTGTCAATGCTGCTGCTGTGACCCCTAGTCCTGCACCAGCACCTGTTGAGAAACCCAGTGACCCCCGAACTCGTAAACCACCTGCTGACCCGAGGCTGCAAAAATCGACAGAGCCTCCTCCGAGACCACCTGAGCCAAGCCAGCCCCTTCCAGTTATACCTCCTACTGAAAGCACACCGACAATTGCCCCCTATGATCCCCGTCTGCTCACTGCAGGTGGTTCGGGCAAGCCTAGTGGTCAAAGTAATGTTCTGAGCAACATTAGCTTGTATGACCCCAGGGCAGGAAGTAAGACCACAACCGAGGCTGCCCCTAGTGAAACGGCATCTAAGGGACCAGAGAACAAAACTGCCAGTAAATCAAAGGAGCCACTGTTTGTGCGGAAATCCGCTCTGGACCAGCCAGAAGCTGACAAACCGAACTCAGAGCCTGCCACGGACCGATACAACAGCTACAACAGGCCACGTCCTAAGACCCAAACCGCTTCTGAGACCGGCCAGCCCGCTGTCCACAACCTCCCTGTACCGCCTGTCTACGGCTTAGTCAAACAGGCCACCAAGTCCGGCAGCGGCAGCCCCTTTGCAGGCAATAGCCCAACGCAGGAAAGCGAGCAGGATGCTGGTTCTTTGAAAGATGTTTTTAAAGGGTTTGACCCCACAGCATCTCCATTTTGCCAGTAG
- the ZC3H4 gene encoding zinc finger CCCH domain-containing protein 4 isoform X1 yields the protein MAVEGTSVHESSSPTSNHESEHNLLFLPAEREDGELEEGELEDDGGEEVSHDTSEPPAPKEKEEKHEKHHSESDEEKSHRKMKRKRRKEKEKRRSKKKRKSKHKRHASSSEDYSDYSDDSDFSPSEKSHRKYREYSPSYPPPHQQYSPHNAPPPKKSYHNMDSKSYGMYDDYENDQYGEYEDDEGNDMGKEDYDDFAKELNQYRRAKEGSHRGRGMRGRVKLIRGRGRGMIRGRGGYRGRGGRGRGYPGEEHQDDEEMYDEEMEYGDEEMMGDEDYDDYSKELNQYRKSKEGRGRGFFRPRGWGLRGRGYKGYRGRGRGKGNDEDDYYEEDGDGGMYRNDYDKSYHRQDKKGKVICKYFIEGRCTWGEHCNFSHDVEVPRRRGLCKFYMTGYCARADSCPYMHDDFPCKLYHTTGNCVNGDECMFSHDPLTDETQELLDKILAEDAEAGAEDEKDVEELKKQGINPLPKPPPGVGLLPTPSGPAGSSGPCEPLSPTSVTPNAPMSSSGGSNCAPLPGGPIPGGPISGGPVSDIQMPGSPLSGSSMQGACGPMPEDPMLEDQVLGGPMPSGGPMLGDPMPGMPVHGDPMLGGPMHPMHIGPGEPLSPEEPMPPYPGGPMHPYQGGPIPPMPVGPGGPVMPPLPDGPGGVMLGSPGSGGPPLDLMPDSPGSDSQMCQRKIPSLFEIVVRPTAHLAHKLGVRPPVPPGGPPGPPPGPPPGPRFPGPIGPQGPMHLEMGMEEGPPMIPYGPEEGSEMIAEGPPPPDFYGEYYQDPNMEIGPNMMGDTGVFEEFGGIQEDPRQYHEQPPEQGSESSEASSTFKTSIPDFLPSAQRALFLRIQQKQQEEERAKRLTGSSLQEKDNEEGDTGNWYSSDEEEGGSSVTSILKTLRQQSSNRSTQQPPAREAGSGGPIDPRLQKSQASSRPTDPRLSRDPRLSRNTDSTPAEAGPTDPRMARHPPQSKQDSPIGKVALEEDETERFLREKTVNIPLDPLPGQTLRDPRSQLQQFSHIKKDISLSKPSFARTVLWSSEDLIPLPIPKQEFIPVPAALQAVPVLDPRLNRPATHDPRQRAPAPEAPAPNSSLPDFELLSRILKTVNAAAVTPSPAPAPVEKPSDPRTRKPPADPRLQKSTEPPPRPPEPSQPLPVIPPTESTPTIAPYDPRLLTAGGSGKPSGQSNVLSNISLYDPRAGSKTTTEAAPSETASKGPENKTASKSKEPLFVRKSALDQPEADKPNSEPATDRYNSYNRPRPKTQTASETGQPAVHNLPVPPVYGLVKQATKSGSGSPFAGNSPTQESEQDAGSLKDVFKGFDPTASPFCQ from the exons ATGGCCGTGGAGGGCACCAGTGTCCATGAATCCTCCTCCCCAACATCAAACCATGAAAGTGAACAcaacctcctcttcctccccgccGAAAG GGAGGATGGTGAGTTGGAGGAGGGTGAGCTTGAAGACGATGGAGGCGAAGAAGTTAGCCATGATACCTCAGAGCCTCCGGCTCCAAAGGAAAAGGAGGAAAAGCATGAGAAGCATCACAGTGAATCTGATGAGGAGAAGTCGCACCGCAAAATGAAAAGGAAACGCAGAAAGGAGAAAGAGAAGCGAAGAtcaaagaagaaaagaaagtcCAAGCACAAG CGTCATGCATCATCCAGTGAAGACTATTCTGACTATAGTGATGACTCAGACTTTAGCCCTAGTGAAAAGAGTCACCGCAAATACAGAGAATACAGCCCGTCATACCCTCCG ccACATCAGCAGTACTCGCCACATAATGCCCCACCTCCGAAAAAGAGCTACCACAACATGGATAGCAAGAGCTATGGCATGTATGATGACTATGAAAACGACCAGTATGGGGAATATGAAGATGACGAAGGGAATGATATGGGTAAAGAAGATTATGATGATTTTGCCAAGGAGCTGAACCAGTATCGCAGGGCCAAAGAAGGCAGCCATCGTGGTAGAG gaATGAGAGGAAGGGTAAAGTTGATACGAGGTCGGGGAAGAGGGATGATTCGTGGAAGAGGAGGctatagaggaagaggaggtcgaGGGAGAGGCTACCCAGGAGAGGAACACCAAgatgatgaggagatgtatgATGAAGAGATGGAG TATGGTGATGAGGAGATGATGGGCGATGAAGACTATGATGACTACTCAAAAGAGCTGAACCAATATCGCAAGTCCAAGGAAGGCAGAGGTAGAG GCTTTTTTAGGCCGCGAGGTTGGGGACTACGCGGGCGAGGATATAAAGGATATAGAGGGAGAGGTAGAGGAAAAGGAAATGATGAAGATGACTACTATGAGGAAGACGGA GATGGAGGAATGTACAGAAACGACTATGATAAGTCGTACCATCGACAAGACAAGAAAGGGAAAGTCATCTGTAAATACTTTATAGAGGGCAGGTGTACCTGG GGGGAGCATTGTAATTTCAGCCATGATGTGGAAGTACCAAGACGTCGTGGACTTTGCAAGTTTTACATGACGGGTTACTGTGCCCGAGCAGACAGCTGTCCCTACATGCACGAT GACTTCCCTTGTAAGCTCTATCACACGACAGGCAATTGTGTTAATGGCGATGAGTGCATGTTCTCTCATGATCCGCTGACAGATGAAACACAGGAGTTGCTTGATAAG ATACTGGCTGAAGATGCAGAAGCTGGTGCAGAGGATGAGAAGGATGTGGAGGAGCTGAAGAAGCAGGGAATAAACCCTTTACCTAAACCACCCCCTGGAGTTGGACTCCTTCCTACACCTTCTGGTCCAGCAGGATCCTCTGGGCCTTGTGAGCCACTGTCCCCAACATCTGTTACACCTAATGCACCCATGTCATCCTCTGGCGGTTCTAACTGTGCCCCCCTTCCTGGTGGCCCTATACCAGGTGGGCCAATTTCTGGAGGGCCAGTTTCGGATATCCAGATGCCTGGAAGTCCTTTGTCTGGGAGCAGTATGCAGGGAGCGTGTGGGCCGATGCCTGAAGACCCAATGCTGGAAGATCAAGTACTGGGTGGTCCTATGCCTAGTGGTGGACCGATGCTTGGTGATCCTATGCCTGGCATGCCAGTTCATGGAGATCCTATGCTAGGAGGCCCAATGCACCCAATGCATATTGGGCCTGGTGAACCCTTATCACCAGAAGAACCAATGCCCCCATATCCAGGAGGCCCCATGCATCCATACCAGGGGGGTCCCATACCACCAATGCCAGTTGGACCAGGAGGTCCAGTCATGCCCCCATTGCCAGACGGACCTGGGGGAGTAATGCTTGGAAGCCCAGGATCTGGAGGCCCACCATTGGATTTAATGCCAGATAGTCCAGGGTCCGATTCCCAGATGTGCCAAAGAAAAATACCTTCATTGTTTGAAATAGTGGTTCGTCCCACTGCTCACTTGGCTCACAAGCTAGGTGTTAG acCACCTGTCCCACCAGGCGGGCCTCCGGGGCCACCTCCAGGGCCACCTCCAGGGCCAAGATTTCCAGGGCCAATTGGTCCTCAAGGCCCCATGCATCTTGAAATGGGTATGGAGGAGGGTCCCCCTATGATACCTTATGGACCCGAAGAGGGCTCTGAAATGATAGCTGAGGGTCCTCCTCCCCCAGACTTCTATGGTGAATATTATCAAGACCCCAATATGGAGATTGGCCCTAATATGATGGGCGACACAG GTGTCTTTGAGGAATTTGGTGGGATACAGGAAGACCCCCGACAGTACCACGAACAACCTCCAGAACAAGGGTCAGAGAGTAGTGAAGCATCATCCACTTTTAAGACAAGTATCCCTGACTTTTTGCCTTCTGCCCAGCGTGCTTTGTTCCTGCGGATCCAACAGAAGCAGCAAGAAGAAGAACGAGCAAAAAGGTTGACTGGAAGCTCCCTGCAAGAAAAGGACAATGAAGAAG GTGATACTGGTAACTGGTACTCCAGCGATGAGGAAGAAGGCGGCAGCAGTGTGACCTCAATACTTAAGACATTGCGGCAACAGTCTTCTAACCGCTCGACTCAGCAGCCTCCTGCAAGAGAAGCAGGCTCTGGAGGTCCTATTGATCCCCGTCTGCAGAAAAGTCAGGCAAGCAGTCGTCCCACAGACCCACGGTTGTCTCGTGATCCTCGGCTTTCACGAAATACAGACTCCACCCCAGCTGAGGCAGGACCCACTGACCCAAGGATGGCCAGACATCCACCCCAGTCCAAACAGGACTCTCCAATCGGTAAAGTGGCCTTAGAAGAAGACGAAACCGAGAGATTTCTGCGTGAAAAAACTGTTAATATACCTTTAGACCCTCTCCCTGGGCAGACATTGAGAGACCCCCGCTCCCAGTTGCAGCAATTCAGCCACATCAAAAAAGACATAAGTTTGAGCAAACCAAGTTTTGCCAGGACTGTTTTGTGGAGTTCTGAAGACCTCATCCCGCTGCCCATTCCCAAGCAAGAGTTCATTCCTGTGCCGGCTGCACTACAGGCTGTGCCAGTTCTTGATCCTCGACTTAACCGTCCAGCCACTCATGACCCACGTCAGCGGGCACCTGCCCCTGAGGCACCAGCCCCTAATTCTAGCCTCCCTGATTTTGAACTCTTATCAAGGATTTTGAAGACTGTCAATGCTGCTGCTGTGACCCCTAGTCCTGCACCAGCACCTGTTGAGAAACCCAGTGACCCCCGAACTCGTAAACCACCTGCTGACCCGAGGCTGCAAAAATCGACAGAGCCTCCTCCGAGACCACCTGAGCCAAGCCAGCCCCTTCCAGTTATACCTCCTACTGAAAGCACACCGACAATTGCCCCCTATGATCCCCGTCTGCTCACTGCAGGTGGTTCGGGCAAGCCTAGTGGTCAAAGTAATGTTCTGAGCAACATTAGCTTGTATGACCCCAGGGCAGGAAGTAAGACCACAACCGAGGCTGCCCCTAGTGAAACGGCATCTAAGGGACCAGAGAACAAAACTGCCAGTAAATCAAAGGAGCCACTGTTTGTGCGGAAATCCGCTCTGGACCAGCCAGAAGCTGACAAACCGAACTCAGAGCCTGCCACGGACCGATACAACAGCTACAACAGGCCACGTCCTAAGACCCAAACCGCTTCTGAGACCGGCCAGCCCGCTGTCCACAACCTCCCTGTACCGCCTGTCTACGGCTTAGTCAAACAGGCCACCAAGTCCGGCAGCGGCAGCCCCTTTGCAGGCAATAGCCCAACGCAGGAAAGCGAGCAGGATGCTGGTTCTTTGAAAGATGTTTTTAAAGGGTTTGACCCCACAGCATCTCCATTTTGCCAGTAG